The following are encoded in a window of Verrucomicrobiia bacterium genomic DNA:
- a CDS encoding homoserine dehydrogenase produces the protein MEKIRIGLLGLGQVGGGVYSLLTRKKAYFEREVGVSFEIRKVAVRNLSKKRPVKIPKSLLTTNPLEVVEDPSVDVVVELIGGTTDAAKLIKKALQAGKHVVTANKALLAERGDEIFELAGKLNRWVFFEASVGGGIPIIKTLREGLVANRLESLHAIINGTCNYILSKMTSEKTDFAVALREAQQKGYAEPDPTLDVDGSDAAHKLAVLVRFGFGGRIRYKDIYKEGIRSISAEDIAFADEFGYRIKLLAIAKNGGKVVEARVQPSLLPKDHILANVNGSFNAILLHGDHVGDVLLYGRGAGSFPTASAVVSDLTDLARRFSSMNESDAFLMRANAQRLKVKSISQVLTRYYLRFHVLDRPGVLAMISKVLGSHGISISDCVQKERRHGGVVPLIMLTHGANEKDVRNAVRSIDRLKFVRGKSQVIRIEGDN, from the coding sequence ATGGAAAAAATCCGTATCGGCCTTCTCGGCCTGGGACAGGTGGGCGGAGGCGTCTATTCGCTCCTCACCCGGAAAAAGGCTTATTTCGAGCGCGAAGTCGGCGTCTCTTTCGAGATCCGGAAAGTGGCGGTCCGGAACCTTTCGAAGAAAAGGCCGGTGAAAATCCCCAAGAGCCTGCTGACGACGAATCCGCTCGAAGTCGTGGAAGATCCTTCGGTGGACGTGGTCGTGGAACTCATCGGCGGAACGACGGACGCGGCAAAGCTCATCAAGAAAGCGCTGCAGGCAGGCAAGCACGTCGTGACCGCGAACAAGGCGCTGCTCGCCGAGCGGGGCGACGAGATTTTCGAGCTGGCCGGAAAATTGAACCGCTGGGTTTTTTTCGAGGCCAGTGTGGGCGGCGGCATCCCGATCATCAAGACGCTGCGCGAAGGGCTTGTCGCGAACCGGCTCGAGTCCCTGCACGCGATCATCAATGGGACCTGCAATTATATTTTGAGCAAGATGACGTCGGAAAAGACCGACTTCGCCGTGGCGCTCCGCGAGGCGCAGCAGAAAGGCTACGCGGAACCCGATCCCACGCTGGACGTGGACGGCTCTGACGCCGCGCACAAGCTCGCGGTGCTCGTGCGCTTCGGCTTCGGCGGACGCATCCGCTACAAGGACATTTATAAAGAAGGCATCCGTTCGATCAGCGCGGAAGACATCGCGTTCGCGGACGAATTCGGTTACAGGATCAAGCTTCTGGCGATCGCCAAAAATGGCGGCAAAGTCGTGGAGGCGCGCGTGCAGCCGTCGCTTCTGCCCAAAGACCACATCCTGGCCAACGTGAACGGGTCGTTCAACGCGATCCTGCTTCACGGCGATCACGTGGGCGACGTGCTGCTGTACGGCAGGGGCGCGGGTTCTTTTCCCACGGCGAGCGCGGTCGTGAGCGACCTGACTGATCTCGCGCGGCGGTTTTCGTCGATGAACGAAAGCGACGCGTTCCTGATGCGCGCGAACGCGCAGCGTCTCAAAGTAAAAAGCATTTCGCAGGTGTTGACGCGGTATTACCTGCGCTTTCACGTGCTAGACAGGCCGGGCGTCCTGGCCATGATCTCGAAAGTGCTGGGAAGCCACGGCATCAGCATCTCGGACTGCGTTCAGAAAGAACGCCGGCACGGCGGCGTAGTGCCGCTCATCATGCTGACGCACGGCGCGAATGAAAAAGACGTGCGCAACGCGGTGCGCTCGATCGACCGGCTCAAATTCGTGCGCGGCAAATCGCAGGTCATCAGGATCGAAGGGGACAATTAA
- the thrC gene encoding threonine synthase, with product MTVPTKKFAVKKIGIIERYQEFMPVTDKTPIISLNEGNTPLILAEALPVKLGLKNIRIYYKFEGLNPTGSFKDRGMTMAISKAMEDKSKAVICASTGNTSASAAAYASRCGMKCFVLIPEGKIAKGKLMQAYRYGAKVIIIKGNFDQALELVKKVGEKTPITIVNSINPFRIEGQKSGAFEIVDDLGDAPEYHAIPVGNAGNITAYWKGYKEYKRAGKSEILPKMLGFQAAGSAPIVQGKPVANPETIATAIRIGNPASWKGALEARDESGGLIEAVTDKEITDAYRFIAEREGVFAEPASAAAVAGVVKLAERNYFQEGTRIVITLTGSGLKDPDFALSFDEKMEAVEPDFDAVRKVIGV from the coding sequence ATGACGGTTCCGACCAAAAAATTCGCGGTCAAAAAAATCGGGATCATCGAGCGCTACCAGGAATTCATGCCGGTGACGGACAAGACGCCGATCATCTCGCTCAACGAGGGCAATACGCCGCTCATCCTGGCCGAAGCCCTGCCCGTGAAGCTCGGGCTGAAGAATATCCGGATTTATTACAAGTTCGAGGGGCTGAATCCCACGGGTTCGTTCAAGGACCGCGGCATGACCATGGCGATCTCGAAGGCCATGGAAGACAAATCGAAGGCGGTGATCTGCGCGTCGACCGGCAACACGTCGGCTTCGGCCGCCGCGTATGCGTCGCGCTGCGGCATGAAATGCTTTGTGCTGATCCCGGAAGGCAAGATCGCCAAGGGCAAGCTCATGCAGGCCTACCGTTACGGCGCGAAAGTCATCATCATCAAAGGGAACTTCGACCAGGCCTTAGAACTGGTGAAAAAAGTGGGCGAGAAGACGCCGATCACGATCGTCAATTCGATCAATCCCTTCAGAATCGAAGGGCAAAAGTCAGGGGCTTTTGAAATCGTGGACGACTTGGGCGACGCGCCGGAATATCATGCGATCCCGGTCGGCAATGCGGGCAACATCACGGCATACTGGAAAGGCTACAAAGAATACAAGCGTGCGGGTAAATCCGAGATCCTGCCGAAGATGCTGGGCTTTCAGGCGGCCGGGTCCGCGCCCATCGTTCAGGGAAAGCCCGTGGCAAACCCCGAAACCATCGCGACCGCCATCCGCATCGGCAATCCCGCGAGCTGGAAGGGCGCGCTGGAAGCCCGCGACGAATCCGGCGGCCTGATCGAGGCTGTGACGGACAAGGAAATCACGGACGCGTACCGGTTCATTGCCGAGCGCGAAGGCGTTTTTGCGGAGCCTGCTTCGGCCGCGGCGGTTGCCGGCGTGGTCAAGCTGGCGGAACGGAATTATTTTCAGGAAGGCACGCGCATTGTCATCACCCTGACGGGGTCGGGTCTGAAAGACCCCGATTTTGCGTTGAGCTTTGACGAAAAAATGGAAGCGGTCGAGCCTGATTTCGACGCGGTCCGGAAGGTCATTGGCGTATGA
- the apgM gene encoding 2,3-bisphosphoglycerate-independent phosphoglycerate mutase translates to MKYLMISFSGAADQPAEELGGKTPLEVAKIPNMNHFTKVGKLGSVKLSPDRHEPSSDTAFLNLLGYDADKVYTGRGPLEAANLDLELEENEIPFRMNFITESSGNLADPTAGAISTKEGKALINFLNKKVASGFVRFFAGSGYKHVAVLKDSHGYNALSARTVSPEAIIGEPIEANFPKGPGEELLKKLMFDARLLLQDHEVNQVRVDLGENPANMIWLWGQGQPPKLEKFSERHGLSGALVSPAEYAKGAARLAGLTVVDLAEETGVPEVDNERMAKAVIEALKEKDFVCCHAPSCDEASRFGDLKGKISAIEALDYFFLSHVRDYLDAHKDTRVLITPALAAPWKMRKHVRDAVPFLVTGKNIMPDEAEKFSELAAKSVENKVANGRELIDSFLAK, encoded by the coding sequence ATGAAATATCTCATGATCAGCTTTTCCGGCGCGGCCGATCAGCCCGCCGAGGAACTGGGCGGCAAGACGCCGCTGGAAGTGGCGAAAATCCCGAACATGAATCATTTCACCAAGGTCGGCAAGCTCGGCTCGGTGAAACTTTCGCCGGACCGCCATGAGCCGTCTTCGGACACGGCCTTTTTGAATCTGCTCGGCTACGACGCGGACAAGGTTTACACGGGGCGCGGCCCGCTCGAAGCGGCGAATCTGGATCTCGAGCTGGAAGAAAACGAAATTCCGTTCCGGATGAATTTCATCACCGAGTCTTCGGGCAACCTCGCGGACCCGACGGCCGGCGCGATCAGCACCAAAGAGGGCAAAGCTTTGATCAACTTTCTCAACAAGAAAGTGGCGAGCGGCTTTGTACGGTTTTTCGCGGGAAGCGGTTACAAGCATGTGGCCGTCCTCAAGGATTCGCACGGCTACAATGCGCTTTCGGCGCGTACCGTGAGCCCTGAAGCGATCATCGGCGAGCCGATTGAAGCGAATTTTCCGAAAGGCCCGGGCGAAGAGCTTTTGAAAAAATTGATGTTTGACGCGCGGCTTCTCCTGCAGGACCACGAAGTCAACCAGGTGCGCGTGGACCTGGGGGAAAATCCTGCGAACATGATCTGGCTGTGGGGCCAGGGCCAGCCGCCGAAGCTTGAAAAGTTTTCGGAGCGCCACGGCTTGTCCGGAGCCCTGGTGTCGCCCGCGGAATACGCCAAAGGCGCGGCGCGCCTGGCCGGATTGACGGTGGTCGACCTCGCCGAAGAGACCGGCGTTCCGGAAGTCGACAACGAACGCATGGCCAAGGCCGTCATTGAGGCCTTGAAAGAAAAAGATTTCGTGTGCTGCCACGCGCCGTCCTGCGATGAGGCCTCCCGCTTCGGCGACCTGAAGGGCAAGATCTCGGCCATCGAGGCGCTGGATTATTTCTTTTTGTCGCACGTGCGCGATTATCTTGATGCGCACAAAGACACGCGTGTGCTGATCACGCCGGCGCTTGCCGCGCCGTGGAAGATGCGCAAGCATGTGCGCGACGCGGTCCCGTTTCTCGTCACGGGTAAGAACATCATGCCCGACGAAGCGGAGAAATTTTCGGAACTTGCCGCGAAGTCCGTGGAAAACAAAGTCGCCAACGGCCGGGAACTCATCGATTCTTTCCTGGCGAAATAA
- a CDS encoding aspartate kinase, translated as MSLIVQKYGGSSVGNADRIRNVARRVAAKKKQGHKLVVVVSAMGDTTDDLITLAEQITKTPNEREMDMLLSTGEQISVALLAMAIHELGVKAMSFTGPQVGIITDKFHTKAKILDINTDRMQKALAQGNVVIVAGFQGKTCEEEVTTLGRGGSDLTAVALAKALKAKCCEIYTDVDGIYTADPRLVPDAQKIEQISYDEILELAALGAKVMHSRSIEVGKKFNVPIYVRNSMNNHEGTLITKESKQMEDVVVSGVALTDDEAKITLFKVPDRPGVAAKLFAKLSDANVNIDMIIQNKTSTSTTDISFTVFKNELNRALAVVKKAAQSLGAHSIHHDSDIAKISVVGVGMRSHSGVASKMFGCLARKKINIDMISTSEIKISCVISGKKGKEALRAIHSEFGLGKKSK; from the coding sequence ATGTCTTTGATCGTCCAGAAGTACGGCGGAAGTTCCGTCGGAAATGCCGACCGGATCCGCAACGTGGCGCGCCGCGTCGCCGCGAAGAAAAAGCAGGGCCATAAGCTGGTCGTCGTGGTGTCGGCCATGGGCGACACAACCGATGACCTGATCACGCTGGCCGAGCAGATCACGAAGACGCCGAACGAGCGCGAGATGGACATGCTGCTCTCGACGGGTGAGCAAATTTCGGTGGCGCTGCTCGCCATGGCGATCCATGAACTGGGCGTGAAGGCCATGTCGTTTACGGGGCCGCAGGTCGGCATCATCACGGACAAGTTTCACACGAAGGCGAAGATTCTCGACATCAATACGGACCGCATGCAGAAAGCGCTCGCGCAGGGTAATGTCGTGATCGTCGCGGGCTTCCAGGGCAAGACGTGCGAAGAAGAAGTGACGACACTCGGCCGCGGCGGCTCGGACCTCACGGCCGTCGCGCTGGCGAAAGCGCTGAAGGCCAAGTGCTGCGAGATCTACACGGACGTGGACGGCATTTACACCGCGGATCCGCGCCTCGTGCCGGACGCGCAGAAGATCGAACAGATCAGCTACGACGAAATCCTGGAGCTGGCCGCACTGGGGGCCAAGGTCATGCATTCGCGCTCGATCGAAGTCGGAAAAAAATTCAACGTTCCCATCTACGTGCGCAATTCGATGAATAATCACGAAGGCACGTTGATCACAAAGGAGAGTAAGCAAATGGAAGACGTCGTTGTCAGCGGCGTGGCGCTCACCGATGATGAGGCCAAGATCACGCTTTTCAAAGTCCCGGACCGTCCCGGCGTCGCGGCGAAGCTTTTCGCGAAGCTGTCGGATGCGAACGTCAACATCGATATGATCATCCAGAACAAGACGAGCACGAGCACGACCGACATTTCCTTCACGGTCTTCAAAAACGAGCTGAACCGCGCGCTTGCGGTCGTAAAAAAAGCCGCGCAGTCGCTCGGCGCGCACAGCATCCATCACGATTCCGACATCGCCAAGATCAGCGTGGTCGGCGTGGGCATGCGCTCGCATTCGGGCGTGGCGTCCAAGATGTTCGGCTGCCTTGCCCGCAAGAAGATCAATATCGACATGATCTCCACCTCCGAGATCAAGATTTCCTGCGTCATCAGCGGGAAAAAAGGCAAAGAAGCTCTCCGGGCCATTCACTCCGAATTCGGCCTGGGGAAAAAGAGCAAATAA
- the cimA gene encoding citramalate synthase encodes MAASKGKSFPKKILFYDTTLRDGTQSEGISLSLQDKLMIAKRLDEFGMHYIEGGWPGSNPKDLAFFKEVKNIGIRHAKIAAFGSTRRMHTRVQEDVNVKALLESKTKVVTIFGKSWDFHVTEVFKVSLKENLNMIYETVAYLKSKKLEVIYDAEHFFDGFKANPEYAIKALQAAVRGGADNLTLCDTNGGTLPHEVRRAILRVKRSFKTPLGIHCHNDGEHAAANSIQAAGEGAVLIQGTVNGLGERCGNANLMSIIPILQLKMKQNCFSPKKLKELTQVSYYVAEICNMPIPLNQPFTGRAAFAHKGGVHINAMMKNPGTYEHMDPRVIGNHRRFLVSELGGKTNIMMKAKELQLNLDKESPETRKILTEIQKRENEGYQYEAAEASFELMVQKILGKEKTFFAASDVYISAESIGDANPTVHANVTVKVKNKVKQGKALGDGPVDALYKALREGLIKFYPVIGEIRLTDYKVRVVNSEAGTAAKVRVFIEFQDKDRIWTTVGVDKNIIEASWIALVDAIQYKLLKG; translated from the coding sequence ATGGCCGCTTCGAAGGGGAAATCCTTCCCTAAAAAAATCCTTTTCTATGACACGACCCTGCGCGACGGAACGCAGTCGGAGGGCATCAGCCTGTCCCTGCAGGACAAACTCATGATCGCCAAGCGCCTCGACGAGTTCGGCATGCATTACATCGAAGGCGGCTGGCCCGGCTCGAACCCCAAGGATCTCGCCTTTTTCAAGGAAGTCAAAAACATCGGCATTCGTCACGCCAAGATCGCGGCGTTCGGCTCCACGCGGCGCATGCACACGCGCGTGCAGGAAGACGTCAACGTCAAGGCCCTGCTGGAATCGAAGACCAAGGTGGTCACGATCTTCGGCAAGTCGTGGGATTTTCACGTGACGGAAGTCTTCAAGGTCTCGCTGAAAGAAAACCTGAACATGATTTACGAGACCGTGGCTTATCTCAAATCCAAAAAGCTGGAAGTCATTTACGACGCCGAGCATTTCTTCGACGGCTTCAAGGCCAATCCGGAATACGCGATCAAGGCGCTGCAGGCCGCGGTGCGCGGCGGCGCGGACAACCTCACGCTCTGCGACACGAACGGCGGCACGCTGCCGCACGAAGTGCGCCGCGCGATCCTGCGCGTGAAGCGCTCGTTCAAGACGCCGCTCGGCATTCACTGCCACAACGACGGCGAGCATGCGGCCGCCAATTCCATCCAGGCCGCGGGCGAAGGCGCGGTCCTCATCCAGGGCACGGTCAACGGGCTGGGCGAGCGCTGCGGCAACGCGAACCTCATGAGCATCATCCCGATCCTGCAGCTCAAAATGAAGCAGAACTGTTTTTCGCCCAAGAAGCTGAAGGAGCTGACGCAGGTTTCCTATTATGTCGCCGAGATCTGCAACATGCCGATCCCGCTGAACCAGCCGTTCACCGGCCGGGCGGCTTTTGCCCACAAGGGCGGCGTGCACATCAACGCCATGATGAAAAACCCCGGCACATACGAGCACATGGACCCGCGGGTCATCGGCAATCACCGCCGTTTCCTCGTTTCCGAGCTCGGCGGCAAGACCAACATCATGATGAAGGCCAAAGAGCTGCAGCTGAATCTGGATAAGGAATCGCCGGAAACGCGCAAGATTCTCACCGAAATCCAGAAGCGGGAGAACGAAGGCTATCAGTATGAGGCGGCCGAGGCCAGCTTTGAGCTCATGGTCCAGAAAATCCTGGGCAAAGAGAAGACTTTTTTTGCGGCGTCCGACGTTTATATTTCCGCGGAAAGCATCGGCGATGCGAATCCCACGGTGCACGCAAACGTCACGGTGAAAGTGAAGAACAAGGTGAAGCAGGGCAAGGCCCTGGGCGACGGCCCCGTCGACGCGCTTTACAAGGCGCTGCGCGAAGGGCTGATCAAGTTCTATCCCGTCATCGGTGAAATCCGCCTGACCGATTATAAAGTGCGCGTCGTCAACTCCGAGGCGGGCACGGCCGCGAAGGTGCGCGTCTTTATCGAGTTCCAGGACAAGGACCGCATCTGGACCACGGTGGGCGTGGACAAGAACATCATCGAGGCCAGCTGGATCGCGCTTGTGGACGCCATTCAGTACAAATTGCTGAAGGGTTAG
- a CDS encoding valine--tRNA ligase, with the protein MSLMELEKQYNSKEVEARWYQVWEEKGWFRPRSDREGKAAHKKKYVIVIPPPNVTGVLHMGHALNNSIQDILTRWHRMKGEDTLWVPGVDHAGIATQNVVEKKLAKEKITRNQLGREKFLEQVWKWKEEHGSTITRQLRRLGASCDWTRERFTMDEGLSKAVRECFVTLYKRGLIYQGHYIINWCPRCQTALSDEEAAHKDTQGALYHIKYPIAGKGKKAEEPGVDHIVVATTRPETLLGDTAVAINPKDPRYKSLIGKKVVLPLLGREIPVITDEFVDPEFGTGVVKVTPAHDPNDFEMGRRHKLPEINVMHPNGSINENGGPYNGLDRFEARKRVVEDLEAQGLFVKRVAHGHAVGHCYRCDTVVEPYLSKQWFVKMKPLAEKALKAHAAGKTKFYPDRWTKVYTNWLEGIRDWCISRQIWWGHRIPVWYCEPCRAKAKGAGDKGVIVSSADPQKCPQCGNASLTQDPDVLDTWFSSWLWPFSTLGWPEQSEDLKHFYPTSDLVTAPEILFFWVARMIMAGLEFMGEVPFNRIYLHGTVRAQSGLKMSKSLGNAIDPLEVIDETGADALRYSMVMLSAQDVYLSREKFEMGRNFTNKLWNAARFVLMKLEGFETGASELDIHLKSAPITTRWILSKLEKTVNEVESYLRAFGMAQASSAAYHFVWNDYCDWFIELAKPSLGEGSLHDKEETQKVLFYVLERICRLLHPFMPFITEELWQKLRGMAKDKDKWPETLLLAAWPHSEKPRFEDAEAERSIEVLQRAVIAIRDLRSSFNIPPIQKLDAVINSRDAAVLKTLELYKTEIATLGRLSDVGISQGISKAKTHVGNSYADMDVFLNVEGLIDREKEKERIAGKIKEKETYLAVQEKKLSNENFVKNAPKDVVDAERAKMDEAKQVIESYRRQLSFFQ; encoded by the coding sequence ATGAGTCTCATGGAACTCGAAAAGCAGTACAATTCGAAAGAAGTCGAGGCGCGCTGGTACCAGGTTTGGGAAGAAAAAGGCTGGTTCCGCCCGCGCTCGGACCGTGAAGGCAAGGCCGCCCACAAGAAGAAGTACGTCATCGTCATCCCGCCCCCTAACGTGACCGGCGTCCTGCACATGGGACACGCGCTCAACAACTCCATCCAGGATATTCTCACGCGCTGGCATCGCATGAAAGGCGAGGACACGCTCTGGGTGCCGGGCGTGGACCACGCGGGCATTGCCACGCAGAACGTCGTCGAGAAAAAACTCGCCAAAGAAAAGATCACGCGCAATCAGCTCGGCCGCGAAAAATTCCTCGAGCAGGTCTGGAAATGGAAAGAGGAGCACGGCAGCACGATCACGCGCCAGCTCCGCCGCCTCGGCGCTTCCTGCGACTGGACGCGCGAGCGTTTCACCATGGATGAAGGCCTTTCGAAGGCCGTGCGCGAATGCTTTGTCACGCTCTACAAACGCGGCCTGATTTACCAGGGCCATTACATTATTAATTGGTGCCCGCGCTGCCAGACCGCGCTTTCGGACGAAGAAGCCGCGCACAAGGACACGCAGGGCGCGCTTTACCACATCAAATATCCCATCGCGGGCAAGGGCAAGAAGGCCGAAGAGCCGGGCGTGGACCATATCGTGGTGGCCACGACGCGTCCTGAGACGCTGCTCGGCGACACCGCGGTCGCGATCAATCCGAAAGATCCCCGCTACAAATCGTTGATCGGCAAGAAAGTCGTACTGCCGCTGCTGGGCCGTGAAATCCCGGTGATCACGGACGAATTTGTGGATCCGGAATTCGGCACCGGCGTCGTGAAGGTGACGCCCGCGCATGATCCGAACGACTTCGAAATGGGGCGCCGCCACAAGCTGCCCGAAATCAATGTCATGCATCCCAACGGTTCCATCAACGAAAACGGCGGGCCTTATAACGGCCTCGACCGTTTCGAGGCGCGCAAGCGCGTGGTCGAAGATCTCGAGGCCCAGGGCCTTTTCGTGAAGCGCGTCGCGCACGGCCACGCGGTGGGCCATTGCTACCGCTGCGACACGGTCGTCGAGCCGTACCTTTCCAAGCAGTGGTTCGTGAAAATGAAACCGCTCGCGGAAAAAGCGCTGAAGGCGCATGCCGCGGGCAAGACAAAGTTCTATCCGGACCGCTGGACCAAGGTTTACACGAACTGGCTGGAAGGCATCCGCGACTGGTGCATCTCGCGCCAGATCTGGTGGGGCCACCGCATTCCGGTCTGGTACTGCGAGCCTTGCCGCGCCAAAGCCAAAGGCGCCGGAGACAAAGGCGTGATCGTCAGCAGCGCGGACCCGCAGAAATGCCCGCAATGCGGAAACGCGTCGCTCACGCAGGACCCGGACGTGCTGGATACCTGGTTTTCTTCCTGGCTCTGGCCTTTTTCCACGCTGGGCTGGCCGGAACAAAGCGAAGACCTGAAACATTTCTATCCCACGTCCGATCTCGTGACCGCGCCGGAAATTCTTTTCTTCTGGGTGGCGCGCATGATCATGGCCGGCCTGGAATTCATGGGCGAGGTCCCGTTCAACCGGATTTATCTTCACGGCACGGTGCGGGCGCAGAGCGGGCTCAAAATGTCCAAGTCGCTGGGCAATGCCATCGACCCGCTGGAAGTGATCGACGAAACCGGCGCGGACGCGCTGCGCTACAGCATGGTCATGCTTTCCGCGCAGGATGTTTACCTTTCCCGCGAAAAATTCGAGATGGGCCGTAACTTCACGAACAAACTGTGGAACGCGGCGCGCTTCGTGCTCATGAAGCTTGAAGGCTTCGAGACCGGCGCTTCGGAACTGGACATCCATTTGAAAAGCGCGCCCATCACCACGCGCTGGATTCTCTCGAAACTGGAAAAAACCGTGAACGAAGTGGAAAGTTACCTGCGCGCGTTCGGCATGGCCCAGGCTTCTTCAGCGGCCTATCACTTCGTGTGGAACGATTACTGCGACTGGTTTATCGAGCTGGCCAAGCCGTCGCTCGGCGAAGGTTCGCTGCACGACAAGGAAGAAACGCAGAAAGTCCTCTTTTACGTGCTCGAGCGGATTTGCAGGCTCCTGCATCCTTTCATGCCGTTCATTACCGAAGAGCTCTGGCAGAAGCTGCGCGGCATGGCCAAAGACAAGGACAAGTGGCCGGAAACGCTGCTGCTGGCCGCATGGCCCCATTCGGAAAAGCCCAGGTTCGAGGACGCGGAAGCCGAGCGCTCGATCGAAGTGCTCCAGCGCGCGGTCATCGCGATCCGCGACCTGCGCTCCAGCTTCAACATTCCGCCGATCCAGAAGCTCGATGCGGTCATTAATTCGCGCGACGCCGCGGTCCTTAAAACGCTCGAACTGTATAAAACCGAAATTGCGACCCTTGGCCGCCTTTCCGACGTCGGGATCAGCCAGGGAATTTCCAAGGCCAAAACCCACGTGGGTAATTCTTACGCGGACATGGACGTCTTCCTTAATGTGGAAGGCCTCATTGACCGCGAAAAGGAAAAAGAACGCATCGCCGGCAAGATCAAGGAAAAGGAAACGTATCTCGCCGTGCAGGAAAAGAAACTCTCGAACGAGAACTTCGTGAAGAACGCCCCCAAAGACGTCGTCGATGCCGAGCGCGCCAAGATGGATGAGGCCAAGCAGGTCATCGAATCCTATCGCAGGCAGCTTTCCTTTTTTCAATGA
- a CDS encoding 8-oxo-dGTP diphosphatase yields MILATLCYVKKNGKTLMMQRGKRPGDMHAGKWNGLGGKMNPGETPEECCVREVREESGLEVRRPKLHGIITFPKFNEKHDWYAFVFTADEFDGEPFAECDEGRLEWIGDAKVPELPLWEGDRVFLKWLDQEKFFSAKFIYQHGQYIRHEVVFY; encoded by the coding sequence ATGATCCTCGCCACGCTCTGTTATGTCAAAAAAAACGGCAAGACCCTCATGATGCAGCGGGGCAAGCGCCCCGGGGACATGCACGCGGGCAAATGGAACGGCCTGGGCGGCAAGATGAATCCCGGGGAAACGCCGGAAGAATGCTGCGTCCGCGAAGTGCGCGAGGAATCCGGCCTCGAAGTCCGCCGGCCCAAGCTCCACGGGATCATCACCTTCCCGAAATTCAATGAGAAGCACGATTGGTACGCGTTCGTGTTTACGGCGGACGAATTCGACGGCGAGCCGTTTGCGGAATGCGACGAAGGGCGTCTGGAGTGGATCGGGGACGCGAAGGTGCCGGAGCTGCCGCTTTGGGAAGGGGACCGCGTGTTTCTAAAGTGGCTGGATCAGGAAAAGTTTTTTTCCGCGAAATTTATTTATCAGCACGGCCAGTACATCCGCCATGAGGTTGTTTTTTACTGA
- a CDS encoding response regulator yields MTKILIVDDEKEICSRLKHYFTAAGYQVFTAGRTAEALGVIRAESPEVVLLDVPEKGSSLELLQHAGSETQVILVAADADNEKVRRALISGAAGCVAKPYTMDDLEDAVRRQTGCIAA; encoded by the coding sequence ATGACAAAGATTCTGATTGTCGACGATGAAAAAGAAATTTGCAGCCGCCTGAAGCACTACTTCACGGCCGCGGGGTATCAGGTTTTTACTGCGGGCAGGACGGCCGAGGCTTTGGGCGTGATCCGTGCTGAATCTCCGGAAGTGGTGCTGCTCGACGTTCCGGAAAAAGGATCGAGCCTGGAACTCCTCCAGCACGCGGGAAGCGAAACGCAGGTGATTCTGGTCGCCGCGGACGCGGACAATGAAAAAGTGCGCCGCGCGCTGATCTCCGGGGCTGCGGGATGCGTTGCGAAACCGTACACGATGGACGATTTGGAAGATGCCGTGCGCCGGCAGACGGGCTGCATCGCGGCGTGA